DNA sequence from the Cronobacter turicensis z3032 genome:
CAATAAGATAGCCATTAAGATTATTTACCGCACTGAATGACAAAACCAAATAAGAAGAGTTCACTAGAATTACTCCCGCTATCATCATTAACTTTATTTATTACCGTCATTCAGATCTGAATGTTCGTTTTACCCCTATTACCGCCGGATGCTCGCATCCGGCATTTTTTTTGCCCTGAGATTCAGGTTCAACTATTTTTGGGTAAATTCGCGTAAAGTTAACGACTATTAAACAATCATATTGCTGCTATTTTGTTCGCCTGCGAATGAATTTTCACTAATAGCGCCCTGCTCCGCTTCTCATTCTCCTGCCCAACAGGCTCCCTGAGCCGTAGTTTCAGACCGTTCTCACCATCTGGTAAATCATACGTTTCGCTTTATACTTCATTGTTTGCGATACTGTTAAAAGAAGACAGCTGTCGCCTCCGACAGGCCCTGTGCTACGGGCGTCGCGCTCTGGTTCATCGCGACGTTGCAGGACAAGAAGGCAAAAAAATGGATAGCTGCCGCCGGCGCAGCACGGTTCTTTATTCTTTACACGGCGCAGGCCGGTGGATTACGCACAATAATGAGTCAGCCAGACGCAATGATCCCCAATAAATTTTCCCTTATGCCGGGCAGTATTACCCGTTTCTTCTTATTACTGATTGTGGTGTTGCTGGTGACGATGGGCGTGATGGTCCAGAGCGCCGTTAACGCCTGGCTGAAAGACAAGAGCTACCAGATAGTCGACATCTCCCACGCGCTGCATAAACGGATCGATACCTACCGTTACGCCACCTGGCAGATTTACGACAACATTGGCGCCAGCGCGGCGGGCCAGAATGGCGAAGGCTTACAGGAAACGCGCCTGCGTCAGGATGTCTATTATCTTGAAAAACCGCACCGCAAAACCGAAGCGCTGATTTTCGGCTCTCACGACAGCTCGACGCTCGATATGACGCAGCGGATTTCGAGCTATCTGGATACCCTGTGGGGCGCTGAAGGCGCGCCATGGTCGATGTATTATCTGAACGGCCAGGATAACAGCATGATCCTGGTTTCGACGCTGCCGTTAAAAGATCTCTCGGCGGGCTTTAAAGAAAACTCCATTAACGCGATTGCCGATTCACGCCGCGCCGAGATGCTTCAGCAGGCCAACGCGCTGGATGAACGCGAAAGCTTCTCTCCGTTACGCAAACTCGCCTGGCAGAACGGCCACTATTTCACGCTGCGCACGACCTTTAACCAGCCGGGTCATCTGGCAACCGTGGTGGCGTTCGACGTGCCGATTAACGATCTCATCCCGCCAGGCATGCCGCTTGAGAGTTTCCGCCTGGAGCCTGACAGCAGCCAGAACGCCCTGGCGGGTCAGAATAAAGAAGATCCGGACAGCGTCACCATTAATTTCAACAGCAATCGTATTGAGATCTCCTCGGCGCTGACCAGTACGCAGCTGCGCATCATCTGGGAAGTACCGTTCGGCGCGCTGCTGATGGAGACGCTGCAAAATATCCTGCTGCCGCTGCTGCTAAATATCGGCCTGCTGGCGCTGGCGCTGTTTGGCTATACCACCTTCCGCCACCAGCCGAGCCGTCCGGTAGAGACCGTCACCACCAGCGCGAATAATGCGGAGCTGCAAATGCTGCGCGCGCTGAATGAAGAGATTTTAAGCGTGCTGCCGCTGGGGCTGCTGGTTCACGATCAGGAATCCAGCCGCACCATTATGAGCAATAAAATTGCCGACCACCTGCTGCCGCACCTGAATCTGCAAAACATTACCTCGATGGCGGATCAACATCAGGGCATTATTCAGGCGACGGTGAATAACGAGCTGTATGAGATCCGACTGTTCCGCAGCCAGGTAGTGCCGCGCACCCAGATTTTCATAATTCGCGATCAGGATCGTGAAATTCTGGTGAATAAAAAGCTCAAGCAGGCGCAGCGCCTGTACGAGAAAAACCAGCAGGGCCGCTCCGCGTTCATGCAGAATATTGGCGCGGCACTGAAAGAGCCGACCCAGCAGCTTGCGCAGCAGGCGGCGCTTATCGAGGCGCCGGAAAGCCAGGTGCTTGCCGAGCAGGCCGAGCGTATTGCGCGTCTGGTCGATGAAATTCAGCTGGTGAATCAGCTGGAGGCGGATTTCTGGCGCCCGACGCCGACCGACTTCACCATTCAGGATCTTATCGATGAAGTGGTGCCGGAAGTGCTGCCGGTCATCAAGCGTAAGGGCCTGCAACTGCTCATCAACAACCAGCTCGCCGCCAACGAAGAACGCCACGGCGATCGCGAGGCGCTGCGCAAAGTGCTGTTGATGCTGCTGCACTACTCCGTCACCACGACGCAGATTGGCAAAATTACGCTGGAGATTATGGCGGAAGAAGGCGCGCGTGAGCGTCTGCTGTTCCGCGTGCTGGATACCGGCGAGGGCATCAGCAACAGCGAAATCGACAACCTGCACTTCCCGTTCCTGAACGACACCTCGACCGATCAGTTCGGCAAAGCCAACGGTCTCACCTTCTATCTCTGCAACCAGCTGGCGCGCCGCCTCGGCGGTCATCTGAATATCAAAGCCCGCAAAGAGCTGGGCACGCGCTATTCGCTGCACGTGACGATGCCGGTGGAGCCGATGGAAACCGAAGAGAGCGACGAGCGCCTGCTGGATGACGTGATTGCGATGATCGATATTACGTCGAATGAAGTGCGTAATGTGGTGGTGCGCCAGCTTGAACAGTGGGGCGCGTCCTGCATCACGCCGGACGAAAGGTTATCAAGTCAAGAGTACGATATATTTTTAACGGATAATCCGTCTAATCTTACTGCCAACGGCCTGCTTTTAAGCGATGATGAGGCCGGCGTTCGACGCATCGGACCGGGACAGCTGCGCGTCAACTTTAATATTAGTCACGCCATGCAGGAAGCAGTGCTACAACTTATTGAAGAGCAACTGGCGCAGGAAGATATTCCTGAATCCCCAATGGGCGGCGATGAAAATGCGCAGCTCCATGCCAGTGGCTATTATGCGCTGTTCGTCGATACGGTACCGGATGATGTTCAGAGATTGTATACTGAATCGTCCGCCGGTGATTTTGCTGCGCTGGCGCAGACAGCGCACCGCCTGAAGGGCGTGTTCGCTATGCTGAATCTGGTTCCCGGCAAACAGTTATGTGAAACACTGGAGCATCTTATTCGCGAGAAGGATGCCACAGCCATAGAAAAATATATCAGCGACATTGACGTTTACGTCAAGAGCCTGCTGTAGCAAGGTAGCCTAATACATGAACAATATGAACGTAATTATTGCCGATGACCATCCGATTGTTCTGTTCGGCATTCGCAAATCTCTTGAACAAATCGAGTGGGTGAATGTTGTCGGTGAGTTCGAAGATTCCACAGCATTAATTAACAATTTGCCGAAGTTAGACGCGCACGTCCTTATCACCGACCTTTCCATGCCGGGCGATAAATACGGCGACGGCATTACGCTTATTAAATACATTAAGCGTCATTTCCCGACGATCTCTATTATCGTACTGACCATGAACAACAACCCGGCCATTCTGAGCGCCGTGTTGGATCTTGATATCGAAGGGATTGTTCTCAAGCAAGGCGCGCCGACCGACCTGCCGAAAGCGCTGGCGGCGCTGCAAAAAGGCAAGAAATTTACTCCGGAAAGCGTCTCCCGCCTGCTTGAGAAAATCAGCGCGGGCGGCTATGGCGATAAACGCCTGTCGCCGAAAGAGAGCGAAGTGCTGCGCCTGTTCGCAGAAGGTTTCCTGGTCACCGAAATCGCCAAGAAGCTGAACCGCAGCATTAAAACCATCAGTAGCCAGAAGAAATCGGCGATGATGAAACTCGGCGTGGATAACGATATCGCGCTGCTGAACTACCTCTCCTCCGTCAGCCTGACGCCGGCGGATAAAGAGTAACGCCTGCTGTCCCTGCCCGCCGGGCAGGGACATATCCTCTTCTCCCGCCCTGCGTTTCCCGCCGCACACGCCTTAAACAGATTAATAACCCTGAGGGTTCACGCGTGCGCGTCGCTAAACGTTCCGTTCAGACTCGTAACGTATCGCGCACCGCCGTCCGTGACGATGCGCGGCGCGATTAGCTGCGCGACTTGCGAACGCGGTCGGCATACACCGCCAGCGTCTGTTTCAGTACGTCCAGCGTCACCGGTTTAGAAAGACAGCTGTCCATTCCGGATTCCAGGCAGCGCTGTTTCTCTTCCGCGAGCGCGTTGGCGGTCACACCCACCACCGGCAGCGTCATGCCCAGCTCACGTATACGCTGCGTCAGGCGGTAACCGTCCATGTTCGGCATGTTGACGTCGCTTAAGACGATATCGATATGGTTTTTGCTGAGCACATTGAGCGCGTCCACGCCGTCATTGGCGGTACGGCACTGATAGCCCAGCGTACCGAGCTGATCGGCAAGCAGCCGGCGGTTAATCGGGTGGTCATCCACCACCAGAATCATCATATCTTCGTTCTGCTCGGCGCTGGCGGAAGCGGCAGGCAGCACAGGCTGGCTACCCGGCACCTCGACATTAATGCTGTAAATGCGGCCCAGCAGAGTCAGAAGCTCATGCGGCGCCGCGACGCTGTGCATCCAGACGCCAGGACTGCGCTCTACCGGCATCCCGATATGACGACGGCAGAAGAAAATAACCGCCCTACCCGGCCACGCCACGCAGTTTTCATCGTCGGTGATGAGGATATCGTCTTTATCCGGCGTTTCGCCGTGGTGATTCTGCACCTGAATATTGTTACGCGAGAGCAGCCCTTGCAGATATTCGCACAGCGATGCGTTGCGCACCGCGAGCCAGCAGCGTTTATGAGAGAGCCCGTCGACATTTGCCTTCGGCGGCAGCTGCGCCTGCCACAGCGGAATGCGGATCGTAAACTGGCTGCCCATGCCCGTCTCGGTATCAACCGAGATATCGCCGTCCATCATGTTGATAAGTTTTTCGCAAATAGCGAGCCCAAGCCCGGTACCCTGGAAGTTACGCTGCACGCCAGTACCCACCTGGAAGAACGGATCGAACAGCCGCACCACTTCCTTCGCCGGGATCCCGACGCCGGTATCACGCACGCGGAAGCAGAGATAGTCGCCCTGGGTGCCGACATGCAGAATAATGCAGCCGATATCCGTGAATTTAATGGCGTTGCTCAACAGGTTGGAGATCACCTGTTGCAGACGCATCGGGTCGCCCAGCAGCGTCATCGGCACGTCAGGCTCGATAAAGCAGTACAGGCCGAGTTGTTTACGCACCACCAGCGGCTGATAGTTAGCGGTGATATGGCTCATCAGTTCACGCGGGGAAAACTCGCGCGGCTCGATCTTGAGCTGTTCCGATTCGATTTTCGAGAAATCGAGAATATCGCTGATGATTTTCAGCAGCAGGCTGGAGGAGTTGTGCATCGCGGTGACGAGGCGATCCACGCCTTTCGGCAGCTCCTGCGTTTGTAGCAGATCCAGGTTACCGATTATTCCGTAGAGCGGCGTGCGCAGTTCATGGCTGACTGTCGCAAGGAACATCGATTTCGACTGGCTCGCCTGCTCGGCCGCCTGGGCCATCTCCTGCAGCGACTCTTCCATTTTGACGCGCGCCG
Encoded proteins:
- the yojN gene encoding Sensor-like histidine kinase yojN — protein: MADHLLPHLNLQNITSMADQHQGIIQATVNNELYEIRLFRSQVVPRTQIFIIRDQDREILVNKKLKQAQRLYEKNQQGRSAFMQNIGAALKEPTQQLAQQAALIEAPESQVLAEQAERIARLVDEIQLVNQLEADFWRPTPTDFTIQDLIDEVVPEVLPVIKRKGLQLLINNQLAANEERHGDREALRKVLLMLLHYSVTTTQIGKITLEIMAEEGARERLLFRVLDTGEGISNSEIDNLHFPFLNDTSTDQFGKANGLTFYLCNQLARRLGGHLNIKARKELGTRYSLHVTMPVEPMETEESDERLLDDVIAMIDITSNEVRNVVVRQLEQWGASCITPDERLSSQEYDIFLTDNPSNLTANGLLLSDDEAGVRRIGPGQLRVNFNISHAMQEAVLQLIEEQLAQEDIPESPMGGDENAQLHASGYYALFVDTVPDDVQRLYTESSAGDFAALAQTAHRLKGVFAMLNLVPGKQLCETLEHLIREKDATAIEKYISDIDVYVKSLL
- the rcsB gene encoding Capsular synthesis regulator component B, with the translated sequence MNNMNVIIADDHPIVLFGIRKSLEQIEWVNVVGEFEDSTALINNLPKLDAHVLITDLSMPGDKYGDGITLIKYIKRHFPTISIIVLTMNNNPAILSAVLDLDIEGIVLKQGAPTDLPKALAALQKGKKFTPESVSRLLEKISAGGYGDKRLSPKESEVLRLFAEGFLVTEIAKKLNRSIKTISSQKKSAMMKLGVDNDIALLNYLSSVSLTPADKE
- the rcsC gene encoding Sensor kinase protein rcsC; amino-acid sequence: MLDENDRPLFSLTGSETRLERNGEWEQERAWFGYTSGFKQLILKKSLPPSSLSIVYSVPVDLVLERIRMLILNAVLLNVLVGIVLFTLARMYERRIFIPAENDAQRLEEHEQFNRKIVASAPVGICILRTQDGTNIISNELAHNYLNMLTHEDRQRLTQIICGQQVNFVDVLTSNNTNLQISFVHSRYRNENVAICVLVDVSARVKMEESLQEMAQAAEQASQSKSMFLATVSHELRTPLYGIIGNLDLLQTQELPKGVDRLVTAMHNSSSLLLKIISDILDFSKIESEQLKIEPREFSPRELMSHITANYQPLVVRKQLGLYCFIEPDVPMTLLGDPMRLQQVISNLLSNAIKFTDIGCIILHVGTQGDYLCFRVRDTGVGIPAKEVVRLFDPFFQVGTGVQRNFQGTGLGLAICEKLINMMDGDISVDTETGMGSQFTIRIPLWQAQLPPKANVDGLSHKRCWLAVRNASLCEYLQGLLSRNNIQVQNHHGETPDKDDILITDDENCVAWPGRAVIFFCRRHIGMPVERSPGVWMHSVAAPHELLTLLGRIYSINVEVPGSQPVLPAASASAEQNEDMMILVVDDHPINRRLLADQLGTLGYQCRTANDGVDALNVLSKNHIDIVLSDVNMPNMDGYRLTQRIRELGMTLPVVGVTANALAEEKQRCLESGMDSCLSKPVTLDVLKQTLAVYADRVRKSRS